The sequence below is a genomic window from Acanthochromis polyacanthus isolate Apoly-LR-REF ecotype Palm Island chromosome 14, KAUST_Apoly_ChrSc, whole genome shotgun sequence.
CACCAGCTGGACGGATCACTCAGACGAGACGGAACAAAACGAACCAAAACGGTGCCACATGAGGTATTTTATAAGCAACTGCAATCAGAGTAGAAACATGAGAAATTACTGTTACAATAGCAGCCGCTATATGACTTCAGTGTTGACATTTACGGAGCATTTGATAAGCAAAGGGCTGCGAGTGAAAAAGAGATAAGAGACATAAAAAGCATCACAGCCACTGAAGCCTATTTAACcagataaaaaaacaagctgGATTTGAGGGGCTGGAAACTATCAGGCGGAGGGGaatgacagaaatgttttatttctcgtCTATCTGCTTTGAGGCTCGTCTTTGTACCCTGGCACTCTGCTGCTGTTAGAGCGCTCTCACTGCCCACAGTGCAGATGCCGTCAGCTCTACAAATATGTAAAAGCAGCCAGTGTGACGGGGAGGGGCATGAGCGCTGAATGCtgatcaactcattcacagtcaGGCCACATACCAGCCACACTGACACATTTCATCACCTGTATTATTTACcaactttttttaaatctctgcaACCCACTTCttcaaaaataaatgactcaCAGCAGCGTGCCGTCTGACCGCCATGGGACTGCCTTTGTGTCGTCTTTCGAGAGAGGTTTTAAAGTCTGCAAGGTTCTGCACTTGAGAATGTAATATAACCTGCCAgtccaaagtttggacacaccttttcatgactatttacattgtagattctcactgaaggcatcaaaactatgaatgaacacgtGGAATTATATAGTAAACACAAAAGTGTGAACAAAGTcataacatgttttatattttagattcttcaaaatagcagCCCTTTGCTGTGAATACTGCTTTGCACATTCTTGGCATTCACTCAGTGaccttcatgaggtagtcacctgaaatgattCTCCAACAGTCTTAAAGGAatttccagagatgctgagcacttgttggcccttttgccttcactctgcgcTTCATCGAGAGTTCCATCtcgattgggtttaggtcatctgacgcagcactcTATCACTCttcttcttggtcagatagcccttacacagcctggaggtgtgtttggggtcattgtcctgatgaaaaataaatgatggtccaactgaatgcaaaccagatgggatggcatgttgctacaggatgctgtggtagccatgttGGTTCAGCGTGccttcaattttgaataaatccccaacaatgtcaccagcaaagcccccccacaccatcacacctcctcctccatgcttcacgatgggaaccatgcatgtagagaccatccattcaccttttctggtctcacaaagacacgacaggtggaaccaaagatctcaaatttggactcatcagaccaaagcacagatttccactggtctaaggTCCATTCCTTGcatttcttggcccaaacaaatctctcccgcttgttgcttttccttagtagtggttttgtagcagctatttgaccataaaggcctgattggtgagtctcctctgaacagttgatgtagagatgtgtctgctactagaactctgtgtggcatttatctgggctctaatctgcgGAGCTGTTAACTTGCAGtatctgaggctggtgactcagatgaacttatcctcagcagcagaggtgtctcttggtcttcctttcctcgAGCAGTtgtcatgtgagccagtttcatcgtagcacttgatggtttttgcaactGCGCTTGGGGATACGCTCaaagtttttgtagttttctgaccttcagttcttaaagcaATGATGAACTGTAGTTTCTTTCTACTTAGCTGATCAGTttttgccataatatggattctaacagttgtcaaatagagctgtcaactgtggaccaaactgacttctgcacaacccAACTGATGGTCCTAACCCCACTATATAGGCAATAAATTCCTCAAAttaggtgactacctcatgaagctcattgagaGAGGGCCAAAGGTTTGAAAAGCTGTTATtgaagcaaagggtggctactttgaagaatctaaaatctaaaacatatttagagttatttcacaattgtaggtttgctacataattccatacaTCTTGCTCcacagttttgatgtcttcagcatgtatctacaatgtagaaagtagtaaaagtaaataaaataacattgaatgagaaggtgtgttcaagcttttgactggtagtgtatattgcACTGTAAACAAAATATCAGCATCAGAGACAGTCTTTTATAATTTGATTTCAAGATGAGTACTGCATGCATAAAATGTGGTCTTAAGAGAggctttaaagtaaaataaaatacatacattGTGGTCATTATTCACTTTGCCTCTGCACTGTCTATCTTTTGGAAATCATTCTTCCCAATTGTAAGTACAATGTGGATGTGTGACATGCAACCATCAGTTCTTCTTCTACAACTCTcagttgaaatgttttctgcCATTTGCAACGTACACAATAAATTCAATGACGCTCATCAGTTTTGCAgtgaatgtcaaaataaaaatatctatagcagcttcttttgttttttctcttcttcttatTTCCCCTCAATTTATAATCTCattcaacaaaatataaataaccaAGGCAataattaaatgacaaaatatatgAACAGCATTTAAAGATTTAAGACACCAAAGGGCACTCcaagacagagctgctgtgagaCTCACAGACTTGGCAGTTTTCGTAAAGAGATTGCGGAGCACTCGGATCACACTGAAGCTGACAAAACAGATAGATGCAGGAGACAGATTAATggtgagacacaaagagagacGCAAGATGTGCAAGAGAGAGTCAAAGGAAATGTTTCAACTAGTCTGTGAGGAGTCTCCATCAGCTGCTCTCTCTTGCTCCTCTCTCTTTATGGGAACAAAGCCTCACCAATGGGCCACTTGGCTTGTGTAGTCCTCAGTAGTGGTTGGAAAATCATTGTCAGTTTCCTTCTCCAagcctcctctccctcctttgTTCCCGCCTCCTCTGTGTTTGGTCGGCCACGGCCTGCCCTGCTCCCTCTGCTCCCGCAGCCAACGCCTCTCCTCGCGCCTCTTCAAGCGCACTTCCTGGTGCTCCCTCTGGCGGGTGAACTGGAACCGCTGGAGGAACAGGTCCTTCGCGTACTCGTACAACTGCACGTCCAAGAAGTTGAGCTCCTCGATCCGTCTGCGCACGAGCTCGCTCAGGTCCACGTTAGCGGCTCGCGTGCTGTTGATCTGAGTGAAAGCGGAGATGAAGCGCAGGCTGAACGTCCGCTCAAACAGGTACTGCGTCTTGCGTTGGAACTCAGTCAGGCCGTAGAAAGCCATGTTCTTCAGGTTGCTCATGGCGCTGCCCAGAAGGATTTGATTGCGCTGGCTCTCGTTCATGGAGGTCAGGTTGTAGCAGCCCACCAGGCTCAGGTCGGCCAGCATGCGGACCTGACGGTTGTTGGCCAGGTTCGACGGGCAGTTCATGAACTCTGTCAGGGTGACACCGGACCAGTCGTCCCCGCTGTAGCAGGTGGGCAGCTCGTCTTGGGTGGGCGAGCGTCCGTCACACATATGGAGGGCGGTTTTCCATGTGGCTCCTCGCTGGACATGTTTCCACTCGCTCAGGTAGCGGGAGACTGGGTCGCGCAGCATGGTGATGTAGTAGAAGTTCCTGcagccaaaacaaacacagttagAAAGCTGTGAGCACATCACCATCACAGAGGGCTGCCCCTGCATTGTGCTGACAGATGGTGACTTTTGTCTGTGTATGAAACTTCAAGGTTGAATACTAATTGGCAAACTGAAAGTCTCACTAATGAGATTATTACAGCTAGTTTCTATATATTGCCCTTGGAAAAAACTGAACCGTTGCACCAGAGCAATGAATTTACAAAACTGTTTCCATTCCACAGATTTCTCCCACCTGCCAACACACAGAATAATTGGGACTCAAGACATAGTGGTAATCCACGGACATAGAAAATGTGAGTAAAACTGACCCAACGAAAACCCAAAATACATTGTTTCGAAATAATGAGGTTTCAGCATTTGTGCCTCAATTCTGTAGCATTTTTAACAGGATATCCTGCCCATTTGCTTGCCAATCACAGCAGGGCTTACAGTAGAACACACATTTTATTGGCTTTTTGGTGTTAAACAATCGGTAAACACTcccacacacaatgacacatgATATCCTCAATCATTGTCTGTGAAAATGGAAAGCAAACATGGAGTCCTAGCTTTGATTCATCAGATTCAAAAAGACTGACAAAGGTCTTCGGTTGGATCAAAACAGCTTCTATACTAAAATTAACAGCAATATCACAAAACAATTCAGAAATATCAAGTTCAAATGTGACTTTCATGACATCCATACGAATTAtagaattgatttttttgccTTTGGAGAGACAACCCACACAAACAAAGCTACAGTCACCCTTCGTAACAATGCTGACCTCCAAGGAGCTGAACTGGACGTATGTCAAAGCACATTCTGATGGAAAACAAAGACTGGACAGGTGTTGGCCAGGTAAACCTTCCCTAAGATGATGTCCTGAGAGTGTCGTGTGAATATTTAATGATGCAAGAACCTCCAGAGAGCAGTCTGGGCAAGTAAAGTGGTAGTAGTAGTGCTGCTTCAGTTCTTTCCACACGGCAAACATCCACACCGTCTCACCCTGgagtggaaataaaaaaagcacacaGTCTCCTCTGCTTGTTCTTGCTTGGAGTTCAGGGTTGGACAATAGACTAGAACATATTCTGAGATGCTGGTTGCATAGGATACAACCttgaaggtgttttttttttcatatttaccCCTGAACAACTCAATTTCCTTAATCAAACATTTTCCAGAACACCAGCAGTATAGGACACACagtttcaggtgtttttttttttttaaactgcgaATAAGCTCATTTTCTTTATGAAAATTCTCCCTTTAAAAGAGACAGAATATGCATTTGTAGGTGTATAAGAATCAAACATTTTCTATGATgtccaaaaaacaaagtttCATCTGTATACAAActacaaaacaggaaaatatccAATCCTATTTCACTGAAGGAACCACAAGATTTCCACAAACATCAAGCCTATGTGATGAAGATCCATCCTAACAGTGCCACAGGAATGGCACGGCTGAAAAAATTACCCAACACTATTCAGGCAAAAGGCTGTGATCGCAGCCCCAGTAGCAGCAGCTGCATCCTGGCACTCGCTCCTGGAGTTGGCTGGCTGCAGATATGAACGCCCTCATTAGACTGGGGACATAAACACCCGCAGCAAGTGCTGTTTGAGTGCACTCGACAGCCCAAAGGTCAGTTGTGTGCACCATCAGTGTCAAAAGACATCAGGATCAGCGGGTCTGTAGAGCTGTCTCGAGGAGGCTTTCCCTGAGTGATACAGATGGCTGTCGAAGGGGGGGGAGGGATTCGCTGACAGGGTTCTCTTACTTCTGGCCTGTGTTATCATCAATACCACCCCTACAGTCATTTCACACTCACTATCAAAAGCACTGTGAAAAGTTTACACAGCGAGGCTGCTTTCCAGTCGGTGTTATAGTAAAAGCACAGCTTTTCTTGTATGGCAGCATTGTGACAAAGCCCCATCCTCCTTTTTGCCGAGATTTCACAGCCAATTTTAGCGTGTTGAAGTCGAGAACCCTGCTGAACTCTAGTTAATTATGGATCAATAATGGATAGGAGGCATATTGCAGCTTATTCTGCCCCAGAATACTCATCTCTAAAGCAGCAGCAAGAGCAGCATGACTTCACTGGAGCACAAACTAAACAGGGGCCATTAAACAGAGATGGAAGAGGAATTTAAAAGTATGGATAAAAATGGAAACTGAAGCAAGGAATGAAAAGTGGAGCTGAGGGAGAAGCCGCTGCTGACAGGAATACTTAAGCTGAGTGTAATTTAAAGAGATGTATTTAATGGATATGGAGGGATTCTGATAACTGCATGCATGCGAGCTGTGATcgatgcatttgaaaaatctcTTTCAGCAATTTGAGACAATAGCTGAGAAAGGGACCTGATTTTAATTTAAGCCACCAAGTATTGCTTTTAATTATATTCCCAATGCTCTTAAGAAATTATTAAAGGGCTACTTTGGGAATTATGAAAGAAGGACATTCTCTGCATCCCAAATCCATACTGCATATTCACTCTAAGCAGGGTTTTAGACATTCACATTGATGAAAGCATACTGAAAACTGTGTGTATGAATACTAAAAAAACCTAGAAAGGTCCCTGCAGAGTTCTGGAAAAGCCTAAAGTCAAGTTTATTTATCTTGCTAACATGTCAATATGTCAATCTTTTTTAAACACTGGATATATATTatagtaaaagtaaaataagcAGTCGACACCACCTTCAAACCTCAGCATACTGATGACTttgtcaaaaacacaaattcagacaACCAGAGTTTTGCCCATAACAAACCTAAGGAACTTGCAgagttttctgtatcattattcttccaAATCAGCTTCTGGGTCAAATATGTATGGCTAAATTGCTTGAATATTGCAAATCACTGTTGTGTTGAAGTGTAAAAcagttttgcagtatttgtgcagagatgtaggtgagctggtgtgctcgagcggCAGCAAGGAGAGGTAGGTGGAGAGAAAGGCAGAGACTTTAtcgatctgcacattctagaggaagGTACGATAGATTTTTTTGAGGAAAGAATAGATTATTTGTATTGAAAAAAGTTATAAATAACTTAGAAATGTAACTTTGCTGTACAAAGATGAGTTTTAGAAGTTAAATCCTTGAAAGATGAGGGACTTAGCACTTTTAGTGATTAATGTGATATACAATTACATGCACGATGCTATTCTCCTGATCCTTTTGACTGATATACAAGACATGCTGCCCCCCtagggacaaataaagttttctgaatctgaatctgaatctgccTAACAAAGGCACAGAAGTAGAGGAATGTTGTAAACAGATCTGGATTTAAAATGCTTAACCAGTTAATCcatgctttaaaatgtttttctctgcCTTTTTGTTTATCTCGTGCATGCTCACAAGCTTGCACATGCACGCGCACACCTAAGATGTCACAGTGGTGTCATATTATTTCTCTGATCAACAGGTGGCAGCAATGTATCAAGATATACACCAGTAAAGCtagggaagaagaagaacaacaacacagcaagCTAGTAAAGTGTAATGTAAACAATGCtccatttaaatatttaaaatagctACTACTTTGCAAATGTTCTACCAGTGGGAACATACATTTCACATGTTTGATTGACCTCAGAGACACACATGGTAGCTTTTAGTGAGTAACACTAAATGTAAgcaacttttatttttctgttggaTGCCAACTACATAATGCAATGCAACAAACAAAGGAGTTACTCACAACTGGTTGCATAAAAATTATTTGTGGATGCTGATGAAATTGCTTCAAAAGACAAATTATAGGTAATATTTGTTGGCAATGGCAAAGTGTACATTCTGATACTTTGCAGGTGTAGTGTTTGTTATGTTCATCTATATGTGTGTTAGTTTGCTAAAATTTGATACCAATCATGGCAATGACATTAATTTTGCAAGTATTTcatcaaaaaccaaaaaaataggTGAGTCAAAGGTTCAAGTTATTCCAAATTATTTTGACAGGCAAATGAATGTGATACATGTGAAATTCAATGAGACTCCATGGAAGGGTTTGATATGAAGCATTcactaaaaaaactaaaatattaacCTCAAAGCAGCTGTCAATGGATCACCAAGTCACCAACAACCAGCCTAGCAGCTGACTGACATTGCAAGTCCTCGAGGCATGCAGTTAGCATTGCTAGAAAAGAGCTAGCTCCCCTTGAATATTCTCCCTAGACCCTTTGTAAACCAATACAGGAACAGACGGCGCATCGTGCTTTCTCCTCAACCAATGTCAGTGAAACAGACAACTGGCTTTTAATTGCCCATAATTAGCCTCAATGACACGATTTCGGCTCACTGCTTCTCTCTGATTGCAGGCTGCTAAAAGGGACATTGTACTTTCAGCCGGAGCTCATGGTGTTTAGAAGCGGATGAACTGAACGCACTCATCAAGACACTCGTGTGTGGGAGTTGGATATTGTTGCAGGTGCTTGAGGGTGGTCTAGACAACAgggaaaagcaaaacaatatgTGAGCTGGGCAAAAAGTTGTTCAGAGCAAAGGCTAACACAGCGAGCAGTAAATAAGTAAAGACAGACCAAGTCCCAGTACAACAGTGGGACTGACTGATGTTGTTGGGATCTAACGTGGTAGacattgtatgtgtgtgtgtccagtctGAAAGCAGCTGCTTTCATACTTTGTAAAACCTGTTTACCGTCTGTTGACTTGTCTGATTTATCCTCACGTTGTAAAAGCCTTGATCTCTCTCTTCCCATTGCTCCTCTGTGGTCCACGCGCATTAAGAAAAACATTCTTAAACGTCTATTTACTGTCATCCTCTGGACTTACTTCACTTTATGAAAGAGTCGCAGTCAAGAGAATCAGGAGGAAGACGGAGGATGACATGTAACATCAAACCTGTGTTGTCACAGTTGGTTCGCATCAAAAGAACTAGAATCATAATTTCAATCATACCCTTGAGTGTATTGTGCTTTATGGTCATATATCTATGTGCATCTATTCAAAACtgctttgtatttgttgttgtctGCCTCTTTCAACTCACTCACAGCACAACACTCACTTCAATAGCCATATTCATATATTCCTTTGTATTTTACTTGTGCTATATATTATAGATATTatgcataaaagaaaaaaaaacaagcatgcaTTGATAATCTTGAGAATATTTTAAGTCttcatataaaaaaacaacaataaaaagcctATTTTCAATAAACTGCTCTTCTCATAAGGAAACTGTGAAGACTACAAATTTATGAATCTCATTTATTGTCTTTCtaaatacattttgttgttttatttaaatttttcaatCCATATTGAAATTGTTACTGCCTTCCCCACTACAAACGTTGTGTTAAAAGTGGTATTTTGAGGCTCTCAGCAGCACTATAAAGCAGCAGTCAGGAACTGTGGGTAGAGAGCGAGTTAAGGTTTTCAGCTACATTCTTCAAATCAGTAAAGTTGTGGTTCATCTTAGATCACGGCTGATAAAAAAAACGCCCAAGGATCGTAATATTCACTCATAATGAGGCATTAAAGGCGCTCTCAATCAACTTAATCGTATGAGAAATTGGATCCTACATTAACATACTATTTTCAGCTGAAGTTAGAAGAGTTATTTCAGGGGAGATTTCTGTCTGGGCTGCTTTGTCTGAGCTCATCTTAATAAACTTGACCCTGATTTGAAGTGAGCTGAGTTCAGTTGGAAGAAGGTGATGTAAGGCATTTCCATGCACCAATCATAACTAAGTAATGTTCAAAGGAAGAAATCTCGGCCAGTATCTTAGGTCTGCTCAGCAATTCAAATAGGTCTGGGTTTGATGCATAGATGTGTAACTGCTATTTAACCAATCAGAGCTTAATATGCAGCGATAGGAAGGGGGGCACCATCCTTCATCTGCTAGTAACTTCataaaccaaaaccaaaaatgtaACAAGTGACCAGAATGGATGACATTGatgcagacttttttttaaccgtTTAATGCACAACATAGCtcaagagatacccattttccattgaatatgactcacttttgacccatgttgtgcatcaaagggttaagttATGTAAGTTGGCTCTAAAATCAGCATatttgtagcctagccgcgctagacaacccacagcaacgaatttaattctctgggGTCTCGTTACCCTCCGTAAGGctcaaggctggattctcctaaaactggccggacgaatcaccatgaagtgtcgagtcagaaggcgggcgtagctaagtgatgacagaggcgcgacgattctgacagaaacaaccggcgcacaataaacagttatctttcgactcggctttggccacagcccttaaagatttgaagctaaaattcaacttgaaagataaacaaaggacggcacttaagtgtttcattgagaagaaagatgtatttggacttatgccgacgggatatggcaaatccttaatataccagatggctccgcggctctgctggttgggaagctaatgggacttagccacaatccgccggcgctctaggaactacgtcagcctatttgttgcgctgattggttgtatacctacccaactgctgcagagtgatttgatagacaaccttttagcccgcctccctccctgtcaagcgttcctagacccttgtgccttcagaacatgggtctagcgcggctatgCTAGCATATTTGATCAATgcaaaaaaagtagaaaacacaTTCACCAGGCCCAATTTGTCTTAAGTGAAAAACAAGGgtgaagtaaaacaaaataCCCATGACTCCCAACACGATCTCAATGCCAGATTGAAGAgttgaaagaaaacagcaaatagcAAAAGGTTATTTAAACCCTAATAACCAAAAACAGCCTCatgatgaataaaaaatactaaacagTGGTTCCCTCACACTTAAACTCTGATTCCTTCTGCTATTTAATGGTACATTGAAGAAATTCAGGAGATTTATTGAACAAAAAGTCCACCCTACACAGCCATAAGTCATTTAAAGTTACCTATTAGCTACCTATTAGCAGTCTGGTCTAGTACTCCATTAATAGCTTACATTATATTTCCAAAAATATTGTCTTGTTTGGTGCTTTGTTAATCATATTCCTCTTAATATATGTCAAACAACCTCACTGAGCTTCTACTAGACTATGGTATGTTAGTGTAGTAAGTAAGTAGCAGAATAGTGTGCAGAGTTATTCCTTAAAACAGGCTTGTTTTGGACAGCTAATTGCAACTAAATCACTTAatcttcatttttaacattgGAATTGGTCAGTGTTCAAAAATTCCTCAATTACACTGTTCAGTATTGTCACTCAGGAGGCAAAATCTATCACGTTATTAGTCACCTAAGACACCTCTCAGAGTACAGTATCCCACATGAAATCCTTTAATTTTGTACCTCACTTGACTCCTGCCCTTTTCTCCactcagcttctcctccatgtCCTACAGACATTAGTGTTCCCTTCGGATCCATAACCTTTTCTTAAAGGTTGTCACATTAATCACGCCGCTGATTTCACTCGTCAATCTCCTTCTGCATCTCTTGTGTTTGTCTCTCGTTATGCGGCGCATTGTCTCTCTTCACTGCCCTCCACTTGAAGCACTGCATATAAACAACCATCACTCTCCTTCCTCAGCCCATTGTTTTATAGCCTTTTTCCGAAAGGACTCCTCGTTCAGGTAAATCATGATAACGACAAAAGTGGATGAGAGCTGAAAGCGACATGGTGATAGTCTGATTCTGTCTCGACAAACACATTCAGGTGGGGATAGTGTGTATGTGGTTCGTGCGAGATCGGATTGTGATTGGTTGCTATGCTCTTAAGCAACTGATAATGATGCAGAGATAACAATAAACTTGAAAAATAGACTGGATTAGTGTTTTATCTATAATAAAAGATACCTATTAGCTCAGGTAGGAGGTTGCGTTGTGCCCTAACTGCAGATGTATGGTAATTGTTAGTGGTTAGTTAGGGATAAGGTTAACAGAGCGGTATTTTACCAGTTTAAAAGGAAGGGGGGAggttttttgtttcctgttgaCCATTCTTCACTCTGACAAAAAGGCGGTCTGAGAGGAACTCCATCACGCTGGATTTCTTTGTAATTTGTTGGGAGAAAATCTGTTCTAAAAATTCTGTCATTcacacacaactgaaatatcAGCAGCTGCCTAA
It includes:
- the hs6st3b gene encoding heparan-sulfate 6-O-sulfotransferase 3-B: MMDDRSSKLILVPILAVLFVMIGYQYICPAGSNSCHFKTEEKLRGVSLLSSSYQDSDDFYRDQDLEDDSPAKLPSKFNFTERDLDRHVEFNIKGDDVIVFLHIQKTGGTTFGRHLVRNIRLEQPCDCKPGQKKCTCHRPGKEESWLFSRFSTGWSCGLHADWTELTNCVPVIMDKKEAQRNKRNFYYITMLRDPVSRYLSEWKHVQRGATWKTALHMCDGRSPTQDELPTCYSGDDWSGVTLTEFMNCPSNLANNRQVRMLADLSLVGCYNLTSMNESQRNQILLGSAMSNLKNMAFYGLTEFQRKTQYLFERTFSLRFISAFTQINSTRAANVDLSELVRRRIEELNFLDVQLYEYAKDLFLQRFQFTRQREHQEVRLKRREERRWLREQREQGRPWPTKHRGGGNKGGRGGLEKETDNDFPTTTEDYTSQVAHW